Proteins from a genomic interval of Sphingobacterium sp. SYP-B4668:
- a CDS encoding winged helix-turn-helix transcriptional regulator → MKKNLKINPACDDRCPVRASLTLLSGKWTLMILFQINENTVRYGELKRSVVGISEKMLIQELNMLVENKLVSKKVYPQIPPKVEYQLTELGLKTLPIVDKLAEFGLENLV, encoded by the coding sequence ATGAAAAAAAACTTAAAAATAAATCCGGCCTGCGATGACAGATGTCCGGTAAGAGCCTCTTTAACTTTGTTAAGCGGTAAATGGACATTAATGATACTGTTCCAAATTAACGAAAATACGGTGCGATATGGCGAACTGAAAAGATCGGTTGTAGGCATCAGTGAAAAAATGCTGATACAAGAATTGAATATGCTGGTTGAGAATAAATTAGTCAGCAAAAAAGTCTATCCCCAAATTCCTCCTAAAGTGGAATATCAGTTGACGGAATTGGGATTAAAAACTTTACCAATCGTAGATAAGCTGGCTGAATTTGGATTGGAGAACTTGGTTTGA
- a CDS encoding SCO family protein produces MGEKEIVLLEKDGKKVNDTIYHTIPTFRFVDQDSVWISNENVADKIYLADFFFTRCPTICPLLAKNMLIIAKEFENEKRFVILSHTIDDKHDTPAVLGDYAKKLGAPLNWRFLNGPQDAVYTIAGKEGYFSYAEENPDVPGGFDHSGAFTLVDTKGHVRGVYDGTSEEEARKAIEDIRKLLKQL; encoded by the coding sequence ATGGGTGAGAAGGAAATTGTATTGCTCGAAAAAGATGGTAAAAAAGTTAACGACACGATATACCACACTATTCCAACATTCCGCTTTGTGGACCAGGATAGTGTCTGGATTTCTAATGAGAATGTAGCGGACAAGATATATCTAGCAGATTTTTTCTTTACACGTTGTCCCACGATATGCCCATTGCTTGCCAAAAATATGCTGATAATAGCAAAGGAATTTGAGAATGAAAAGCGGTTCGTTATCTTATCCCATACCATTGATGACAAACATGATACGCCAGCTGTGCTAGGCGATTATGCCAAAAAACTTGGAGCTCCATTAAATTGGAGATTCTTAAACGGACCTCAGGATGCTGTTTATACGATTGCAGGTAAAGAAGGTTATTTTTCTTATGCAGAGGAGAACCCCGATGTCCCGGGAGGATTTGACCACAGTGGCGCATTTACGTTGGTAGATACCAAAGGGCATGTTAGGGGTGTTTACGATGGTACGAGTGAAGAGGAAGCAAGAAAGGCAATAGAAGACATCCGAAAATTATTGAAACAACTGTAA
- a CDS encoding nuclear transport factor 2 family protein, which translates to MTAIEVVTAYSVALSQGDIPTAFSHFSPDAKWHQPGNHQFSGTKTGLEAIGKMLGDMMGATQGSLVINPTGALMANGNLVSFPTRFSGKIGERTVDMNGVDLFEVVDEKIVQVWLFSEDQAAEDEFWGK; encoded by the coding sequence ATGACAGCAATAGAAGTAGTAACGGCTTATTCAGTAGCCCTTTCGCAAGGAGATATTCCTACCGCCTTTTCACATTTTAGTCCAGACGCCAAATGGCACCAACCGGGAAACCATCAATTTTCCGGAACCAAAACTGGTCTAGAAGCCATTGGCAAAATGCTCGGCGATATGATGGGAGCCACACAAGGTTCATTGGTTATCAATCCTACTGGTGCTTTGATGGCTAACGGAAATTTAGTTTCATTTCCAACACGTTTTAGCGGTAAAATTGGAGAAAGAACAGTGGATATGAATGGTGTTGATCTGTTTGAAGTGGTGGATGAGAAGATTGTACAGGTTTGGTTGTTTTCTGAAGACCAAGCTGCTGAAGACGAGTTTTGGGGAAAGTAA
- a CDS encoding MbnP family protein, which produces MKKQNLFFAAIAALVFTSCDKTEIKEVEKIVYADQAGSLSLTFDARYGDSDFELNKKYPYQLTSSGGTYDLEFDFSRLRYWVSNVKLVDNDNKEHELPDSYYLVEETNEIAVPHLINGEKYPATKREEVTIKDIPSGEYKAIKFSIGVDQKYNDNIALTAGELGSLNGMGVSDGWMWFTSYKFLTLAGTIHWADGTPTSKALSWETGSNELFDGAEKTVELATPLKIDARNSGKIIFNVDVKELLSATDLPWVNNSISQRKKDLMIAVRDAFLGKSLTFKEAGSVSVEAN; this is translated from the coding sequence ATGAAGAAGCAAAATCTATTTTTTGCAGCCATCGCTGCGTTGGTGTTCACATCTTGTGACAAAACAGAAATTAAAGAAGTTGAAAAAATAGTCTACGCTGATCAGGCGGGATCTTTGTCATTGACATTTGATGCCCGATATGGTGACTCAGATTTTGAATTGAATAAGAAATATCCCTATCAACTTACCAGTTCAGGGGGAACATATGATCTGGAATTCGATTTTAGCCGTCTCCGTTATTGGGTGAGCAACGTCAAACTGGTTGACAACGACAACAAGGAGCATGAATTACCAGACTCCTACTATTTAGTGGAGGAGACCAATGAAATTGCAGTACCGCATTTGATCAACGGAGAAAAGTATCCAGCAACCAAGCGCGAAGAAGTAACGATCAAAGACATCCCTTCGGGCGAATATAAAGCCATTAAATTTTCTATTGGTGTAGATCAAAAATACAATGATAATATCGCTTTGACCGCAGGAGAACTAGGTTCGCTGAACGGAATGGGTGTCAGTGATGGCTGGATGTGGTTCACCAGTTACAAATTCTTGACCCTGGCCGGTACTATTCATTGGGCAGACGGGACACCAACTTCGAAAGCACTATCATGGGAAACAGGTTCGAACGAACTGTTTGATGGCGCTGAAAAAACTGTAGAACTGGCTACACCGCTAAAAATTGATGCCCGAAATTCTGGGAAAATTATTTTCAATGTGGATGTAAAAGAATTACTGTCCGCTACAGATCTACCTTGGGTCAATAACAGCATCAGCCAAAGGAAAAAAGACCTGATGATCGCTGTCCGAGATGCTTTCTTAGGTAAATCGCTAACATTCAAAGAAGCGGGTTCGGTTTCTGTGGAAGCAAATTAA
- a CDS encoding ExbD/TolR family protein, which translates to MPRIKIKRTAPSVDMTAMSDVTFLLLNFFVMTAVFKAPEPIPVDLPNSVTTEKMPDINYAMITIAEDGKCLLSFAERDVKEQALDIMAEKYNLTLNSEEKEKFMAMESLGVPMRQLKQFLALSPDQQMDKANHFGIAVDTTVNISNELFHWISTVRKVNYKLHEEQLKILIKADGNTKFPSVDKVIETLRNQKANKFSFVTSLKSES; encoded by the coding sequence ATGCCAAGAATTAAAATTAAAAGAACTGCACCAAGTGTAGACATGACAGCAATGTCCGATGTGACGTTTCTACTCCTGAATTTTTTTGTGATGACGGCGGTATTTAAAGCGCCAGAACCTATTCCCGTGGATTTACCAAATTCTGTTACGACAGAAAAAATGCCTGATATTAACTATGCTATGATAACAATAGCGGAAGATGGTAAATGCCTTCTATCATTTGCAGAAAGAGATGTGAAGGAACAGGCCTTAGATATAATGGCTGAAAAATATAACCTCACACTGAATTCTGAAGAGAAAGAGAAGTTTATGGCAATGGAAAGCCTAGGTGTGCCGATGCGCCAACTCAAACAATTCCTTGCATTATCTCCAGATCAACAAATGGATAAGGCGAATCATTTCGGCATTGCAGTGGATACAACTGTAAATATCTCTAATGAACTTTTTCACTGGATTTCGACTGTTCGCAAAGTAAACTACAAATTGCATGAAGAACAGTTAAAAATATTGATCAAGGCAGATGGTAACACAAAATTCCCCTCAGTAGATAAAGTTATAGAAACACTTCGAAACCAAAAAGCCAATAAATTTAGTTTTGTTACGAGTTTAAAGAGCGAGAGTTGA
- a CDS encoding DUF3817 domain-containing protein, which translates to MIHLFKTKIGRLRIIGFLEGVSLLVLIFIASPMKHYFDNPAFSKILGPIHGAIFLLFLFNTLSVAVEQNWKFKTTTWKIILACFIPFGTFYVDHKILSKL; encoded by the coding sequence ATGATACATTTATTCAAAACAAAAATCGGAAGATTACGCATTATTGGTTTTCTTGAAGGAGTTTCCTTACTGGTGCTCATTTTTATTGCGTCACCGATGAAACATTATTTTGACAATCCAGCTTTTTCGAAGATTCTTGGACCAATTCACGGAGCTATATTCTTACTATTCCTCTTCAATACTTTAAGTGTAGCTGTAGAGCAGAACTGGAAATTTAAAACCACGACCTGGAAAATTATTTTGGCTTGTTTTATTCCATTCGGAACGTTTTACGTTGATCATAAAATTTTAAGCAAACTATGA
- a CDS encoding rhodanese-like domain-containing protein produces the protein MKTIYIIAGAILLIYISYRTYRFAKLDNGLSEKIEDGAIILDVRTEYEYKTGHIDGSINIPLGTIRERYIELDTGKTYITTCSHGLRSVKVETILKEKGYKNVFNGGAWSDLEKIVIEQKGKR, from the coding sequence ATGAAAACGATATACATTATTGCAGGTGCAATTCTTTTAATCTATATTTCTTACCGCACCTATCGCTTTGCAAAACTAGACAACGGACTTTCCGAAAAGATAGAAGATGGAGCAATAATTTTAGATGTTCGAACCGAATACGAGTATAAAACAGGTCATATTGATGGTTCGATAAATATCCCATTAGGAACAATTCGGGAAAGATACATTGAACTTGACACCGGTAAAACCTACATCACTACTTGTTCTCACGGTTTGAGAAGTGTAAAAGTTGAAACGATTTTAAAGGAAAAGGGATATAAAAATGTTTTTAATGGCGGAGCTTGGTCTGATCTTGAAAAAATCGTAATCGAACAAAAAGGCAAAAGATGA
- a CDS encoding OsmC family peroxiredoxin, translating to METKIKAVWQGSFKEGKGQFNVTDSAINNTTFKPSFAKDNESFTNPEQLLASAHAACYTMTLSYILSENGFSADNQIETTVSLVLNNNVITKSILTVQAKIADITEEQFQNFALKAKEMCPVGNALNVEISLEATLVS from the coding sequence ATGGAAACAAAGATTAAAGCCGTCTGGCAAGGAAGTTTTAAAGAAGGAAAAGGACAGTTTAATGTAACTGATTCTGCAATAAATAATACAACTTTCAAACCTTCATTTGCTAAAGACAATGAAAGTTTTACAAATCCGGAACAATTACTGGCTTCCGCTCACGCTGCCTGTTATACAATGACGTTGAGTTATATTCTATCAGAAAACGGATTTTCTGCTGATAATCAAATTGAAACAACCGTTTCATTAGTGCTGAACAACAATGTAATTACAAAATCAATTTTGACCGTACAAGCTAAAATCGCTGATATAACAGAGGAACAGTTCCAAAATTTTGCCTTGAAAGCCAAAGAAATGTGTCCTGTGGGTAATGCCCTTAATGTTGAAATTAGTTTAGAAGCTACTTTGGTATCATAA
- a CDS encoding MbnP family protein, producing MKYKMIKRNWKNMATALIAFCFFLSACKKDDDIIDETKMGNFSIEFDHIVGEDRLYIDPNYLYRNAEGEQFSIRILMYYISNIKLYKADGSSYTVPQDDSYFMVNGSDRTTRFTKVKVPEGDYTKVEFMIGVDQERNMMPMERRTGVLSFNPGEGHAGMFWTWSQGYIFFKLEGNSDVVSDDQQGDPTGNKQFKYHIGGFGYPFDDPEAMNNIKVITVDLTKTSGDHLAYVRADLRSNVHLMVDLMQVFNGPYKLSIADKPNVMFNKEDSGNIAGNFGSLFTHDHTENYVRSEEELSSN from the coding sequence ATGAAATATAAAATGATAAAAAGAAACTGGAAGAATATGGCGACCGCACTTATAGCGTTTTGCTTTTTCCTATCGGCCTGTAAAAAGGACGACGATATTATTGACGAAACTAAAATGGGCAATTTCTCTATTGAGTTTGACCATATCGTTGGGGAAGACCGATTATATATCGACCCTAACTATCTGTACCGAAATGCAGAGGGCGAGCAATTCAGTATACGTATCCTGATGTACTACATCAGCAATATCAAGCTTTACAAAGCCGATGGAAGTAGCTATACCGTTCCGCAGGACGACAGCTATTTTATGGTAAATGGATCAGATCGAACGACCCGCTTTACAAAAGTTAAAGTGCCGGAAGGAGATTATACGAAAGTTGAGTTTATGATCGGAGTCGATCAGGAAAGAAACATGATGCCTATGGAACGACGAACAGGGGTGCTTTCCTTCAATCCGGGAGAAGGCCATGCGGGTATGTTCTGGACATGGAGCCAGGGTTATATCTTCTTCAAACTGGAAGGGAACAGTGACGTGGTATCCGATGATCAGCAAGGTGACCCTACTGGTAATAAACAATTCAAATATCATATCGGTGGTTTTGGTTATCCCTTTGACGATCCGGAAGCAATGAACAATATCAAAGTCATTACAGTTGACCTGACCAAAACCAGTGGGGACCATTTGGCGTATGTGAGAGCAGACTTAAGGAGCAATGTCCATTTGATGGTTGACCTGATGCAGGTCTTTAATGGCCCGTATAAGTTGAGTATAGCGGATAAACCTAACGTCATGTTCAATAAAGAGGACAGCGGGAATATCGCGGGGAATTTTGGCTCCCTGTTTACGCATGACCATACCGAGAATTATGTGCGAAGTGAAGAGGAGCTTTCCTCGAATTAA
- a CDS encoding FixH family protein has translation MKSVYFGKVSMLLGIASMALVYSLTGCGNNTQTQQKNPADPAGNTFDISTLTKIADTTLTDNKVSVFAQDSLTSKNETIYIQVTDLEGSPVTNAHLDYDVIMDMGMMSHGGPYYPLIDLANGLFKAEVVFIMANMDDMGEGWMLHAVLNKKDSLSFLLPVSEAKPARTIPVGTKDDSQVFVSLLLPAEVKTGSQPIDFTLHKMDHNLFPVLDGYTVEIEPFMPDMGHGSPNNEAATSKGNGRYSGMVNFTMKGHWKIKVNLLKNGEKVSQEELEFPVEVK, from the coding sequence ATGAAATCAGTTTACTTTGGAAAAGTATCCATGCTTTTGGGCATTGCGTCTATGGCTTTGGTATACAGTTTAACCGGGTGCGGAAACAATACACAGACCCAACAAAAGAATCCTGCTGACCCAGCAGGTAATACGTTTGATATAAGCACATTAACCAAAATTGCAGATACCACGTTAACCGATAATAAGGTGAGTGTATTTGCACAGGACAGTCTGACAAGTAAAAACGAAACAATCTATATTCAGGTCACAGACCTCGAAGGAAGTCCAGTTACAAATGCACATCTTGATTATGATGTAATCATGGACATGGGCATGATGTCTCATGGAGGGCCCTATTACCCTTTAATCGATTTGGCAAACGGATTATTTAAGGCCGAAGTTGTCTTTATCATGGCCAACATGGATGATATGGGTGAAGGATGGATGTTGCATGCCGTCCTTAACAAAAAAGATAGCTTGTCTTTTCTCTTACCTGTATCAGAGGCGAAGCCTGCGCGCACGATCCCCGTAGGCACCAAAGATGATAGCCAAGTGTTCGTTAGTCTATTATTACCCGCGGAGGTAAAGACCGGTAGCCAACCTATTGACTTCACGCTTCACAAAATGGATCATAACCTCTTTCCGGTATTGGACGGCTACACGGTCGAGATAGAACCTTTTATGCCGGATATGGGCCATGGATCGCCGAATAATGAAGCCGCTACAAGTAAAGGTAATGGACGTTATAGCGGAATGGTCAATTTTACGATGAAAGGTCATTGGAAGATTAAAGTGAACCTGTTAAAGAACGGCGAAAAGGTATCACAGGAAGAACTGGAATTTCCCGTAGAGGTTAAATAA
- a CDS encoding SDR family oxidoreductase — MRILVFGATGSQQFNVIGEAKKKGAEVIAATSSENSFEKLAQAGATPVLANLADADRINEITTGVDAIAFMIPVSLPNPSDGLQYSKNVIDAAKANGVKKIVWNTSGWLETKKIGSPVDDVKLDVLDYLKNSGVDYVIVEPTIYMENMMGPFCAPFITNEKKLAYPTPEAMPIGWIASKDVSAFVVEAIYNENLKADSFKISGLENLKGNDLATAFSKGAGEEIVYYPQKPKEFGDILKPMVGEAGANSVAAYYENLKNATEYPPKFNPQMNEILEKLPVKMTSLAEWANENKNYFIK, encoded by the coding sequence ATGAGAATATTAGTATTTGGAGCTACGGGCTCGCAACAATTCAACGTGATAGGCGAAGCAAAGAAAAAAGGTGCAGAAGTAATTGCTGCGACAAGCTCAGAAAATAGTTTTGAAAAGTTGGCTCAGGCGGGAGCAACGCCGGTTTTGGCAAACTTAGCTGATGCAGATAGAATTAACGAAATTACCACCGGTGTTGATGCAATTGCCTTTATGATACCTGTATCGCTTCCCAATCCTTCTGATGGTTTGCAATATTCAAAAAATGTCATTGATGCAGCTAAAGCAAATGGCGTAAAAAAAATTGTGTGGAATACAAGTGGCTGGTTAGAAACCAAAAAAATAGGTTCTCCTGTAGATGATGTGAAATTGGATGTTCTTGATTATTTGAAAAATAGCGGTGTAGATTATGTAATCGTCGAACCAACTATTTATATGGAAAATATGATGGGACCCTTTTGTGCTCCTTTCATCACAAATGAGAAAAAATTAGCTTATCCTACGCCAGAGGCAATGCCAATTGGTTGGATAGCCTCTAAAGATGTGAGTGCTTTTGTGGTTGAAGCTATTTATAATGAAAATTTAAAAGCAGATAGTTTTAAGATCAGCGGGTTAGAAAATTTAAAAGGCAATGATTTGGCTACAGCGTTTTCTAAAGGTGCAGGTGAAGAAATCGTTTATTATCCGCAGAAACCGAAAGAATTTGGCGATATATTAAAGCCAATGGTGGGTGAAGCGGGTGCAAACAGCGTTGCAGCTTACTATGAAAATCTTAAGAACGCTACGGAATATCCTCCAAAATTCAACCCTCAAATGAACGAAATACTGGAAAAGCTTCCTGTAAAAATGACTTCTTTAGCGGAATGGGCGAACGAGAATAAAAATTATTTTATTAAATAA
- a CDS encoding cytochrome-c peroxidase produces MSITGSDQYSKGVFIFLVMLFGLFSCSKDDDLPITGEEEIPFAFRQPAFFPKAVESAIDPKTGLPSNPLTETGVELGRRLFYDPILSANKQVSCASCHHQSKGFSDGVAITTAGVSGKPLERHSPTLINLAWADNGFFWDGGSTNLESQAFGPLTHADEMGMYLPVLVERLRADATYVELFHKAFGDLPSEHRTAMALSQFQRILISADAPYDLYRRGEKPDALSADQLRGLNLVRQKCSSCHAGELFTDNGFHNNGIDDDFGDGSHEGIYWGRYRITYNPLDLGAFKTPTLRNVMVSAPYMHDGRFKTIDEVLNHYRFDIKDTPVTASVLYQNNDRVGIPMTDKEVEDIKSFLNALTDETFLKSREFSSPFK; encoded by the coding sequence ATGTCAATAACAGGAAGCGATCAATATAGTAAAGGGGTCTTCATCTTTTTGGTAATGCTGTTCGGATTATTTTCCTGTTCAAAGGATGATGACCTACCCATTACCGGCGAGGAGGAGATTCCTTTTGCTTTTCGTCAGCCTGCATTTTTTCCCAAAGCGGTGGAATCCGCTATTGATCCCAAAACGGGTCTTCCCTCAAATCCGCTGACCGAGACGGGAGTTGAATTGGGCCGACGACTTTTCTACGACCCGATTCTGTCCGCCAACAAGCAGGTTTCCTGTGCAAGTTGTCACCACCAAAGCAAAGGCTTTTCCGATGGAGTGGCTATTACCACAGCCGGTGTATCGGGTAAGCCTTTGGAGCGGCACTCGCCCACATTGATCAATCTAGCCTGGGCAGACAACGGCTTTTTTTGGGACGGAGGGTCGACTAATCTGGAATCGCAGGCATTTGGTCCGCTGACGCATGCAGATGAGATGGGCATGTATCTACCCGTGCTGGTTGAACGGTTGCGGGCAGATGCTACTTATGTGGAGCTATTTCACAAAGCATTTGGAGACCTGCCGAGTGAACATCGGACAGCTATGGCGCTATCGCAATTTCAGCGCATACTGATCTCGGCTGACGCCCCATACGACTTATATCGGCGTGGAGAAAAGCCGGATGCGCTATCTGCTGACCAGCTTCGTGGACTAAATCTGGTCCGACAAAAGTGTAGCAGTTGCCATGCTGGAGAACTTTTTACAGATAATGGTTTTCACAATAATGGCATAGATGATGATTTTGGTGATGGATCGCATGAGGGAATTTATTGGGGCAGATACCGTATTACCTACAACCCATTGGATTTGGGTGCTTTCAAAACACCCACGCTGCGCAATGTGATGGTAAGCGCACCCTATATGCATGATGGGCGGTTTAAAACGATAGATGAGGTATTAAATCATTACCGTTTCGACATTAAAGATACCCCTGTTACCGCTTCGGTATTATATCAGAACAATGACCGGGTCGGCATACCCATGACAGACAAAGAAGTCGAGGACATTAAGTCCTTTCTGAATGCGTTGACCGATGAGACATTTTTAAAAAGCAGGGAATTTTCAAGTCCTTTTAAATAA
- a CDS encoding TetR/AcrR family transcriptional regulator, translated as MTKASTTRHTILQKAFELIYTKGYQTTSIDEIIATTKVTKGAFYYHFKTKDEMGLAIINEILKPTMKNDFIKPLQDAKNPIKEIYDMTKALLLENPFLKLEYGCPAGNLTQEMTPWNVEFGKALAALTLEWQQAIENSIKSAKEYGTIRDGVDPQQVAYFIMSGYWGIRNFGKVYNNTDCYHSYLKELKIYLNNLG; from the coding sequence ATGACAAAAGCATCCACAACACGGCATACAATTCTTCAAAAAGCATTTGAATTGATTTATACCAAAGGCTATCAGACGACAAGTATTGATGAGATTATTGCTACGACAAAAGTTACAAAAGGTGCATTTTACTATCATTTCAAGACTAAAGACGAAATGGGTTTGGCCATAATTAATGAAATTTTGAAACCGACAATGAAAAATGATTTCATTAAACCATTGCAAGATGCTAAAAACCCAATCAAGGAAATTTACGATATGACCAAAGCATTACTTCTTGAAAATCCGTTTTTAAAATTAGAATATGGTTGTCCAGCAGGAAACTTAACACAGGAAATGACACCCTGGAATGTAGAATTTGGAAAAGCTTTAGCGGCGCTTACTTTAGAATGGCAACAGGCAATAGAAAATAGTATCAAAAGTGCCAAAGAATATGGAACGATAAGAGATGGTGTAGATCCGCAACAGGTAGCCTATTTTATTATGTCGGGATATTGGGGAATCAGGAATTTTGGTAAGGTTTATAACAATACTGACTGCTATCATTCCTATCTAAAAGAGCTAAAAATTTATCTAAATAACTTAGGATAA
- a CDS encoding helix-turn-helix domain-containing protein, giving the protein MEILKSFGNKKIGYLDFDTTSPMDGFSLPCRKSNDCYIILYAQAGSSVITDFVEHKTEQDTLFFFSVGQHFQIEDNSKGALIYFNPEFYCIAFHDKELTCDGILFNNVFETPYITLTDDENRSFSRIADEIKQELNKDDYWTEEMTRTKLKELIITASRAWLTRSPEQKGLGTVEDAITRRFSHLVEENYYRHHSVAQYAELLYISPKTLYRKIVDEKGTSPNTIIKNRIILQAKRLLVNTDLTIKEIAAQLGYEDQSYFVRFFRIQTGKSPVEFRKTINDN; this is encoded by the coding sequence ATGGAAATTTTAAAGTCATTTGGAAACAAGAAAATCGGTTATTTAGATTTTGACACCACTAGTCCAATGGATGGTTTTTCGCTGCCGTGTCGAAAATCGAACGACTGCTACATCATTCTTTACGCACAAGCGGGAAGTTCCGTAATTACTGATTTTGTTGAGCATAAAACAGAGCAGGATACCTTATTTTTTTTCAGTGTCGGACAACATTTTCAAATTGAGGATAATAGTAAAGGAGCCCTGATTTATTTCAATCCCGAGTTTTATTGTATTGCCTTCCACGACAAAGAGCTGACCTGCGACGGAATTCTGTTCAACAATGTTTTTGAAACACCGTACATTACATTAACTGATGACGAAAATAGATCATTCAGTAGGATTGCTGACGAGATAAAGCAGGAATTGAATAAGGATGATTACTGGACAGAAGAAATGACAAGAACAAAATTGAAGGAGTTGATCATCACAGCAAGTAGAGCGTGGCTTACTAGGTCACCTGAACAAAAAGGATTGGGAACAGTAGAGGATGCGATAACTAGAAGATTTAGTCATTTGGTTGAGGAAAATTATTATCGACATCATAGTGTTGCACAATATGCGGAACTACTTTATATCAGTCCCAAAACTTTGTACAGAAAAATTGTAGATGAAAAAGGAACATCGCCTAATACCATTATCAAAAACAGGATTATACTGCAGGCAAAGAGATTGCTTGTCAATACCGACCTCACTATCAAGGAAATTGCTGCCCAGCTCGGATATGAAGACCAATCTTATTTTGTGCGTTTTTTTAGAATACAAACTGGAAAATCTCCGGTTGAATTTAGAAAAACAATAAATGATAATTAA
- a CDS encoding MBL fold metallo-hydrolase, which translates to MKIQQIRNATLIVEYAGKKILIDPMLSSKGTLPAFIPAKNWTFKKNPLNDLPYPKEEIIKDVDFVFVSHLHPDHWDKEAVRILPKGIKIFVQDYTDKLKIEKSGFSNVEVLGENSSFGDIKLSRTKAQHGKGYILKIAGCVCGLVLKHPTEKSLYVAADTVWYEGVQEALDKHQPEIIVLNGGDNQFAFGGQVIMNKNDINEVHKAVPNATILVSHMEGVNHNTLTRKELKEFLSGKGITDKVNVPEDGQSYTF; encoded by the coding sequence ATGAAAATTCAGCAAATACGAAATGCCACGCTAATTGTCGAATATGCGGGAAAGAAAATCTTAATTGACCCAATGTTGTCTAGTAAAGGAACATTGCCTGCTTTTATTCCGGCTAAAAATTGGACGTTCAAAAAAAATCCTTTAAACGATTTACCTTACCCTAAAGAAGAAATCATCAAAGATGTTGATTTTGTGTTTGTGAGTCACCTGCATCCCGACCATTGGGATAAAGAAGCTGTTCGTATTTTGCCTAAAGGGATTAAAATATTTGTCCAGGATTACACCGATAAATTGAAAATAGAAAAATCCGGTTTTTCTAATGTTGAAGTTCTTGGTGAAAATTCTTCATTTGGAGATATAAAACTGAGCAGAACAAAAGCCCAACACGGGAAGGGCTATATTTTGAAAATTGCAGGATGTGTTTGCGGCTTAGTACTAAAACACCCAACAGAAAAATCCCTGTACGTAGCCGCCGATACCGTTTGGTACGAAGGCGTCCAGGAAGCCCTTGATAAACACCAACCAGAAATAATTGTATTAAACGGTGGCGACAACCAGTTTGCTTTCGGTGGACAGGTCATTATGAATAAAAATGACATTAACGAAGTCCATAAGGCGGTTCCGAATGCCACAATTTTAGTAAGCCACATGGAAGGTGTGAACCACAATACGCTTACGCGAAAAGAATTAAAAGAATTTCTTTCTGGAAAAGGAATAACCGATAAAGTGAACGTTCCTGAAGATGGACAATCATACACATTTTAA
- a CDS encoding MarR family winged helix-turn-helix transcriptional regulator — protein MDLFKILQPIEYIRTIYALKKDIEEWAEINLKDLWPGKFQLSYMQILIHINEEGTTNKLLAQQAQISKQAMSRIISKMVEKDIITIQPMSSDKRYSKISLTEYGRKIIYESHLRFSKYLLENSKEIDEEAIIESLNVLSALRKK, from the coding sequence ATGGATTTGTTTAAAATTTTACAACCTATCGAATATATTAGAACAATATATGCTTTAAAAAAGGATATTGAAGAATGGGCTGAAATCAATTTGAAAGATTTATGGCCTGGAAAGTTTCAACTATCTTATATGCAAATTTTGATACATATTAATGAAGAAGGCACCACAAACAAACTTCTAGCCCAACAAGCGCAAATTTCTAAACAGGCTATGAGTCGTATTATTTCAAAGATGGTCGAGAAAGACATTATAACAATTCAACCAATGTCTTCAGATAAACGCTATTCGAAAATTTCTTTGACGGAATACGGGCGGAAAATTATCTACGAATCGCATCTGCGGTTTAGTAAATATTTATTAGAAAATTCAAAAGAAATAGATGAGGAGGCAATAATAGAAAGCTTAAACGTACTTTCTGCATTAAGAAAAAAATAG